The Triticum aestivum cultivar Chinese Spring chromosome 3A, IWGSC CS RefSeq v2.1, whole genome shotgun sequence genome includes a region encoding these proteins:
- the LOC123058036 gene encoding uncharacterized protein produces the protein MLQPGNSSGSSSSRSGRRVYKSVRDGRSLDPPEPRCACKVEARKMMSRTPRNPDREYLSCGSTPGRCSIWIWRDILMEYVEEMLDYCGAPLKEMLDDANRKLADQARLINSLRLKIEQDSSDREQEVGEVRGCITKLEGSVRRLKMFIWGTILLVSSWLAIEGSASSLVTILLAVTSMYVVVG, from the exons ATGTTGCAACCGGGTAATTCTTCTGGATCTTCAAGCTCTAGGTCTGGTAGAAGGGTGTACAAGTCAGTTAGAGATGGTAGAAGCTTGGATCCACCAGAGCCGAGGTGTGCTTGCAAGGTTGAGGCGAGGAAGATGATGTCTCGCACCCCACGGAATCCAGATCGAGAATACCTTTCATGTGGAAGCACT CCAGGAAGATGTAGCATTTGGATTTGGAGAGATATATTAATGGAGTACGTTGAGGAAATGCTGGATTATTGTGGAGCTCCACTTAAGGAGATGCTTGATGATGCAAACAGAAAGCTTGCTGATCAAGCTAGATTAATTAATTCCCTGCGGTTGAAGATTGAACAAGATTCTAGTGATAGAGAGCAGGAGGTTGGAGAGGTCAGAGGTTGTATAACAAAGCTTGAAGGATCAGTGAGAAGGTTGAAGATGTTCATATGGGGAACAATCCTTTTGGTATCAAGTTGGTTAGCTATAGAAGGATCTGCTTCAAGTCTGGTGACTATACTGTTAGCTGTAACGTCTATGTATGTTGTTGTAGGCTAG